Proteins from a single region of Pungitius pungitius chromosome 4, fPunPun2.1, whole genome shotgun sequence:
- the LOC119227883 gene encoding peroxisomal succinyl-coenzyme A thioesterase-like, with protein MSSTASPILSVVPSRALVDETFRVKVQNLPPGSAVTLHSLHRSEDEDLWEAYGHYVTDQQGSVSLADDLSFGGTYTGKEAMGLLWSMRPIPGSCKGLRLKKTNVCTPQLVHISVYDGHVEEGFTERPPLASVLSERWFMGPGVRRVEVQEKGVRGTLFIPPGPGPFPGVMDLWGGGGGLVEYRSALLASHGYASLALQFFDVGELPSASKEFEYFETAFNVIRLHPLVSPDRVGIIGLCIGAIITNHLAAESSVIKPRCCVCVSGVHICPRGELLTGLYQAMVANAHKIQVDENNHEIWRYRELPIPGDLAKKIEVGKINCPMLLVNGLDDQSMPTVEAAEDMAHMMRAAGKDHLLTRIEYPATGHLIEPPYSPHFRATNFIKKSTREKVILLCGGQTKAHSDAQEDSWKKILAFLQQHLYSNNPTRAKM; from the exons ATGTCCTCGACCGCCTCCCCAATCCTCTCCGTCGTCCCCTCTCGGGCCCTGGTGGACGAGACCTTCCGGGTGAAGGTGCAGAATCTGCCTCCGGGCTCCGCGGTGACCCTTCACTCCCTCCACCGCTCCGAGGACGAGGACCTGTGGGAGGCCTACGGACACTACGTCACCGACCAGCAGGGAAGCGTCTCGC TTGCAGATGATCTCAGCTTCGGGGGAACGTACACGGGAAAAGAAGCCATGGGGTTGCTGTGGAGTATGCGTCCCATCCCTGGCAGCTGCAAAGGCCTCAG GTTGAAGAAGACGAACGTCTGCACCCCGCAGCTGGTCCACATCTCGGTCTACGACGGCCACGTGGAGGAGGGCTTCACAGAGCGGCCTCCCCTGGCCTCAGTGCTCTCGGAGAGATGGTTCATGGGTCCAGGAGTCCGCAGGGTGGAAGTCCAGGAGAAAGGAGTGCGAGGGACGCTGTTCATACCTCCAG GTCCAGGACCCTTCCCCGGGGTGATGGACTtgtggggcggagggggggggctggtggagtATCGATCGGCCCTGCTCGCCTCTCACGGTTACGCCTCTCTGGCGCTGCAGTTCTTTGATGTCGGTGAGCTGCCGTCAGCCAGCAAAGAGTTTGAGTACTTtgag ACGGCGTTTAACGTGATCAGGCTCCATCCCCTGGTGAGCCCTGACAGAGTTGGAATTATTGGTCTTTGCATCGGAGCGATCATCACCAATCATTTGGCGGCTGAGAGCAGCGTCATCAAG CCTCGTTGTTGCGTTTGTGTCAGTGGCGTCCACATTTGTCCACGCGGGGAGTTGCTCACAGGACTCTACCAGGCGATGGTCGC GAACGCTCACAAGATACAAGTGGACGAGAACAACCATGAGATATGGCGATACAGGGAACTCCCAATCCCTGGTGACCTCGCTAAGAAAATTGAG GTGGGGAAAATAAACTGCCCAATGTTGTTGGTAAATGGCCTCGACGATCAGAGCATGCCCACAGTGGAGGCTGCTGAAgat ATGGCCCACATGATGCGAGCAGCAGGGAAAGACCACCTGCTGACCAGGATCGAATACCCAGCTACTGGACATCTGATCGAGCCGCCCTACTCGCCTCACTTCAGAGCCACCAATTTcataaagaaaagcacaagagaGAAGG TCATACTACTTTGCGGAGGACAAACCAAAGCTCATTCAGATGCTCAAGAGGACTCCTGGAAGAAGATCTTGGCTTTTCTACAGCAGCACCTGTACTCCAACAACCCCACCAGAGCAAAGATGTGA
- the LOC119227834 gene encoding peroxisomal succinyl-coenzyme A thioesterase-like isoform X1, which yields MCRPMSPSCGFYKELPPLQSGFKVRQSFGAVAELVQPARTFWPRVSNQEPRTLVPVLLLARRLRPSSSMSSTASPILSVVPSRALVDETFRVKVQNLPPGSAVTLHSLHRCEDEDLWEAYGHYVSDQRGSVSLTDDLSFGGTYTGKEAMGLLWSMRPVPGSRKGLRLRKTNVCTPQLVHISVYDGHVEEGFTERPPLASVLSERWFMGPGVRRVEVQEKGVRGTLFIPPGPGPFPGVMDMWGGGGGQVEYRSALLASHGYASLALQYLGVGELPSASKEFEYFETAFNVIRLHPLVSPDRVGIIGLSLGAIITNHLAAESSVIKPRCCVCVSGVHICPRGELLTGLYQAMVANGHKVQVDENNHEIWRYRELPIPGDLAKKIEVGKINCPMLLVNGLDDQSMPTVEAAEDMAHMMRAAGKDHLLTRIEYPATGHLIEPPYSPHFRATNFIKKSTREKVILLWGGQTKAHSDAQEDSWKKILAFLQQHLYSNNPTRAKM from the exons ATGTGTAGACCAATGAGTCCATCATGCGGTTTCTACAAAGAACTCCCTCCCCTGCAGAGCGGATTCAAAGTCCGCCAGAGCTTTGGGGCAGTTGCAGAGCTCGTTCAACCGGCGCGGACCTTCTGGCCTCGTGTCTCAAACCAG GAACCAAGGACCCTCGTCCCCGTGTTGCTTCTTGCTCGTCGGCtcagaccctcctcctccatgtcctcgACCGCCTCCCCAATCCTCTCCGTCGTCCCCTCTCGGGCCCTGGTGGACGAGACTTTCCGGGTGAAGGTGCAGAATCTGCCTCCGGGCTCCGCGGTGACCCTTCACTCCCTCCACCGCTGCGAGGACGAGGACCTGTGGGAGGCCTACGGACACTACGTCAGCGACCAGCGGGGAAGCGTCTCGC TTACAGATGATCTCAGCTTCGGGGGAACGTACACAGGAAAAGAAGCCATGGGGTTGCTGTGGAGTATGCGTCCCGTCCCTGGCAGCCGCAAAGGCCTCAG GTTGAGGAAGACGAACGTCTGCACCCCGCAGCTGGTCCACATCTCGGTCTACGACGGCCACGTGGAGGAGGGCTTCACAGAGCGGCCTCCCCTGGCCTCAGTGCTCTCAGAGAGATGGTTCATGGGTCCAGGAGTCCGCAGGGTGGAAGTTCAGGAGAAAGGAGTGCGAGGGACGCTGTTCATACCTCCAG GTCCAGGACCCTTTCCCGGGGTAATGGACAtgtggggcggagggggggggcaggtggagtATCGATCGGCCCTGCTCGCCTCTCACGGCTACGCCTCTCTGGCGCTGCAGTACCTCGGCGTCGGTGAGCTGCCGTCAGCCAGCAAAGAGTTTGAGTACTTtgag ACGGCGTTTAACGTGATCAGGCTCCATCCCCTGGTGAGCCCCGACAGAGTTGGAATTATTGGTCTTTCCCTCGGAGCGATTATCACCAATCATTTGGCGGCTGAGAGCAGCGTCATCAAG CCTCGTTGTTGCGTTTGTGTCAGTGGCGTCCACATTTGTCCACGCGGGGAGTTGCTCACAGGACTCTACCAGGCGATGGTCGC GAACGGTCACAAGGTACAAGTGGACGAGAACAACCATGAGATATGGCGATACAGGGAACTCCCAATCCCTGGTGACCTCGCTAAGAAAATTGAG GTGGGGAAAATAAACTGCCCAATGTTGTTGGTGAATGGCCTCGACGATCAGAGCATGCCCACAGTGGAGGCTGCTGAAgat ATGGCCCACATGATGCGAGCAGCAGGGAAAGACCACCTGCTGACCAGGATCGAATACCCAGCTACTGGACATCTGATCGAGCCGCCCTACTCGCCTCACTTCAGAGCCACCAATTTcataaagaaaagcacaagagaGAAGG TCATACTACTTTGGGGAGGACAAACCAAAGCTCATTCAGATGCTCAAGAGGACTCCTGGAAGAAGATCTTGGCTTTTCTACAGCAGCACCTGTACTCCAACAACCCCACCAGAGCAAAGATGTGA
- the LOC119227834 gene encoding peroxisomal succinyl-coenzyme A thioesterase-like isoform X2, translating into MCRPMSPSCGFYKELPPLQSGFKVRQSFGAVAELVQPARTFWPRVSNQEPRTLVPVLLLARRLRPSSSMSSTASPILSVVPSRALVDETFRVKVQNLPPGSAVTLHSLHRCEDEDLWEAYGHYVSDQRGSVSHDLSFGGTYTGKEAMGLLWSMRPVPGSRKGLRLRKTNVCTPQLVHISVYDGHVEEGFTERPPLASVLSERWFMGPGVRRVEVQEKGVRGTLFIPPGPGPFPGVMDMWGGGGGQVEYRSALLASHGYASLALQYLGVGELPSASKEFEYFETAFNVIRLHPLVSPDRVGIIGLSLGAIITNHLAAESSVIKPRCCVCVSGVHICPRGELLTGLYQAMVANGHKVQVDENNHEIWRYRELPIPGDLAKKIEVGKINCPMLLVNGLDDQSMPTVEAAEDMAHMMRAAGKDHLLTRIEYPATGHLIEPPYSPHFRATNFIKKSTREKVILLWGGQTKAHSDAQEDSWKKILAFLQQHLYSNNPTRAKM; encoded by the exons ATGTGTAGACCAATGAGTCCATCATGCGGTTTCTACAAAGAACTCCCTCCCCTGCAGAGCGGATTCAAAGTCCGCCAGAGCTTTGGGGCAGTTGCAGAGCTCGTTCAACCGGCGCGGACCTTCTGGCCTCGTGTCTCAAACCAG GAACCAAGGACCCTCGTCCCCGTGTTGCTTCTTGCTCGTCGGCtcagaccctcctcctccatgtcctcgACCGCCTCCCCAATCCTCTCCGTCGTCCCCTCTCGGGCCCTGGTGGACGAGACTTTCCGGGTGAAGGTGCAGAATCTGCCTCCGGGCTCCGCGGTGACCCTTCACTCCCTCCACCGCTGCGAGGACGAGGACCTGTGGGAGGCCTACGGACACTACGTCAGCGACCAGCGGGGAAGCGTCTCGC ATGATCTCAGCTTCGGGGGAACGTACACAGGAAAAGAAGCCATGGGGTTGCTGTGGAGTATGCGTCCCGTCCCTGGCAGCCGCAAAGGCCTCAG GTTGAGGAAGACGAACGTCTGCACCCCGCAGCTGGTCCACATCTCGGTCTACGACGGCCACGTGGAGGAGGGCTTCACAGAGCGGCCTCCCCTGGCCTCAGTGCTCTCAGAGAGATGGTTCATGGGTCCAGGAGTCCGCAGGGTGGAAGTTCAGGAGAAAGGAGTGCGAGGGACGCTGTTCATACCTCCAG GTCCAGGACCCTTTCCCGGGGTAATGGACAtgtggggcggagggggggggcaggtggagtATCGATCGGCCCTGCTCGCCTCTCACGGCTACGCCTCTCTGGCGCTGCAGTACCTCGGCGTCGGTGAGCTGCCGTCAGCCAGCAAAGAGTTTGAGTACTTtgag ACGGCGTTTAACGTGATCAGGCTCCATCCCCTGGTGAGCCCCGACAGAGTTGGAATTATTGGTCTTTCCCTCGGAGCGATTATCACCAATCATTTGGCGGCTGAGAGCAGCGTCATCAAG CCTCGTTGTTGCGTTTGTGTCAGTGGCGTCCACATTTGTCCACGCGGGGAGTTGCTCACAGGACTCTACCAGGCGATGGTCGC GAACGGTCACAAGGTACAAGTGGACGAGAACAACCATGAGATATGGCGATACAGGGAACTCCCAATCCCTGGTGACCTCGCTAAGAAAATTGAG GTGGGGAAAATAAACTGCCCAATGTTGTTGGTGAATGGCCTCGACGATCAGAGCATGCCCACAGTGGAGGCTGCTGAAgat ATGGCCCACATGATGCGAGCAGCAGGGAAAGACCACCTGCTGACCAGGATCGAATACCCAGCTACTGGACATCTGATCGAGCCGCCCTACTCGCCTCACTTCAGAGCCACCAATTTcataaagaaaagcacaagagaGAAGG TCATACTACTTTGGGGAGGACAAACCAAAGCTCATTCAGATGCTCAAGAGGACTCCTGGAAGAAGATCTTGGCTTTTCTACAGCAGCACCTGTACTCCAACAACCCCACCAGAGCAAAGATGTGA
- the LOC119227834 gene encoding peroxisomal succinyl-coenzyme A thioesterase-like isoform X3: MSSTASPILSVVPSRALVDETFRVKVQNLPPGSAVTLHSLHRCEDEDLWEAYGHYVSDQRGSVSLTDDLSFGGTYTGKEAMGLLWSMRPVPGSRKGLRLRKTNVCTPQLVHISVYDGHVEEGFTERPPLASVLSERWFMGPGVRRVEVQEKGVRGTLFIPPGPGPFPGVMDMWGGGGGQVEYRSALLASHGYASLALQYLGVGELPSASKEFEYFETAFNVIRLHPLVSPDRVGIIGLSLGAIITNHLAAESSVIKPRCCVCVSGVHICPRGELLTGLYQAMVANGHKVQVDENNHEIWRYRELPIPGDLAKKIEVGKINCPMLLVNGLDDQSMPTVEAAEDMAHMMRAAGKDHLLTRIEYPATGHLIEPPYSPHFRATNFIKKSTREKVILLWGGQTKAHSDAQEDSWKKILAFLQQHLYSNNPTRAKM, translated from the exons atgtcctcgACCGCCTCCCCAATCCTCTCCGTCGTCCCCTCTCGGGCCCTGGTGGACGAGACTTTCCGGGTGAAGGTGCAGAATCTGCCTCCGGGCTCCGCGGTGACCCTTCACTCCCTCCACCGCTGCGAGGACGAGGACCTGTGGGAGGCCTACGGACACTACGTCAGCGACCAGCGGGGAAGCGTCTCGC TTACAGATGATCTCAGCTTCGGGGGAACGTACACAGGAAAAGAAGCCATGGGGTTGCTGTGGAGTATGCGTCCCGTCCCTGGCAGCCGCAAAGGCCTCAG GTTGAGGAAGACGAACGTCTGCACCCCGCAGCTGGTCCACATCTCGGTCTACGACGGCCACGTGGAGGAGGGCTTCACAGAGCGGCCTCCCCTGGCCTCAGTGCTCTCAGAGAGATGGTTCATGGGTCCAGGAGTCCGCAGGGTGGAAGTTCAGGAGAAAGGAGTGCGAGGGACGCTGTTCATACCTCCAG GTCCAGGACCCTTTCCCGGGGTAATGGACAtgtggggcggagggggggggcaggtggagtATCGATCGGCCCTGCTCGCCTCTCACGGCTACGCCTCTCTGGCGCTGCAGTACCTCGGCGTCGGTGAGCTGCCGTCAGCCAGCAAAGAGTTTGAGTACTTtgag ACGGCGTTTAACGTGATCAGGCTCCATCCCCTGGTGAGCCCCGACAGAGTTGGAATTATTGGTCTTTCCCTCGGAGCGATTATCACCAATCATTTGGCGGCTGAGAGCAGCGTCATCAAG CCTCGTTGTTGCGTTTGTGTCAGTGGCGTCCACATTTGTCCACGCGGGGAGTTGCTCACAGGACTCTACCAGGCGATGGTCGC GAACGGTCACAAGGTACAAGTGGACGAGAACAACCATGAGATATGGCGATACAGGGAACTCCCAATCCCTGGTGACCTCGCTAAGAAAATTGAG GTGGGGAAAATAAACTGCCCAATGTTGTTGGTGAATGGCCTCGACGATCAGAGCATGCCCACAGTGGAGGCTGCTGAAgat ATGGCCCACATGATGCGAGCAGCAGGGAAAGACCACCTGCTGACCAGGATCGAATACCCAGCTACTGGACATCTGATCGAGCCGCCCTACTCGCCTCACTTCAGAGCCACCAATTTcataaagaaaagcacaagagaGAAGG TCATACTACTTTGGGGAGGACAAACCAAAGCTCATTCAGATGCTCAAGAGGACTCCTGGAAGAAGATCTTGGCTTTTCTACAGCAGCACCTGTACTCCAACAACCCCACCAGAGCAAAGATGTGA